GGACTCTTCGCCCAGAAGGAACAATGGGACGCCCTGCTGTGCGAACTGGCGGCGAGCGGCCGACGCGCCCTGGCTCCGGACCTGCCGGGCTATGGCGAGAGCCGCGACTTTCCGCTCGCCGTCTATCCGCTCGAATTCCAGGCCGAGCGGCTGCATACGCTGATCCTCGAACTGGGTCTGGAGCGCCTGGATCTGGCCGGCAACTCCATGGGCGGAACCATCGCCGCCGAGTATGCCGCGCGCTACCCCGACCGGGTTCGGACCCTGGCCTTCATCGGCGCGCCGCTGGGGGCGACCGACTGGTCCGAGGGTGTCCAGTCGGCCATCCGCGCCGGTATCAACCCCTTCATCCCGCTCGACCGGGATCAGTTCGCGCTGGAGATGCGCCTGCTCTTCGCTGCGCCGCCCGAGATCCCGGAGTCCATCGTGGAGACGGCCGTCGCCGAGTATCGCGAGCACCAGCTCCATTACCGTCAGGTCTGGGACATCGTCAACCTCGACGCGGATTTGCTCCAGACACGGCACGACGAGCGGCCGCACCACAACCCGCCTCCGCCGCCGACGCTCATTCTCTGGGGCGAGCGTGACGGTAT
The sequence above is drawn from the Allochromatium vinosum DSM 180 genome and encodes:
- a CDS encoding alpha/beta fold hydrolase, which codes for MSFRRRYILLWSLVWLAPSAAADCTIRTGAVYFEDGTVHYREAGAGPAVVLLHGLFAQKEQWDALLCELAASGRRALAPDLPGYGESRDFPLAVYPLEFQAERLHTLILELGLERLDLAGNSMGGTIAAEYAARYPDRVRTLAFIGAPLGATDWSEGVQSAIRAGINPFIPLDRDQFALEMRLLFAAPPEIPESIVETAVAEYREHQLHYRQVWDIVNLDADLLQTRHDERPHHNPPPPPTLILWGERDGIFAVTAARPFQAHRPRSRLEILPETGHLPMLEHPAETAAAYRRFLEAPEPAERDRHRGPGG